One window from the genome of Methylomarinovum caldicuralii encodes:
- the argF gene encoding ornithine carbamoyltransferase codes for MKPRHFLTLRDLSPQELRHLIDRAIALKALKAPYEPLRNKLLGMIFEKASTRTRVSFEAGIVQLGGAAVFLSPRDSQLGRGEPLEDTARVMSRMVDLIVLRTHRHDTVVHFANHSAVPVINGLTDRFHPCQLLADVQTYVEHRGDIRGRKVAWIGDGNNMCQSYINAAVLFDFHLHIACPSGYEPEAQLVAEAGDHVTLGHDPKAAARDADLVVTDVWASMGQEEEQQQRIAAFRDFQVTPALMALAKPDALFMHCLPAHRGEEVAAEVLEGPQSVVWDEAENRLHAQKALMEFLAG; via the coding sequence CACCCTGCGCGACCTGAGCCCGCAGGAACTGCGTCACCTCATCGACCGCGCCATTGCCCTCAAGGCCCTCAAGGCGCCCTACGAGCCCCTCCGCAACAAGCTTTTGGGGATGATCTTCGAAAAGGCCTCCACCCGCACCCGGGTGTCCTTCGAAGCCGGCATCGTCCAGCTCGGCGGGGCGGCGGTGTTTCTGTCGCCGCGTGATTCCCAGCTCGGCCGCGGCGAACCGCTGGAGGACACCGCCCGGGTGATGTCGCGGATGGTGGACCTGATCGTCCTGCGCACCCACCGTCACGACACCGTGGTGCATTTCGCCAACCATTCTGCGGTGCCGGTCATCAACGGCCTCACCGACCGCTTCCATCCCTGCCAGCTGCTCGCGGACGTGCAGACCTACGTCGAGCACCGCGGCGACATCCGGGGCCGCAAGGTGGCCTGGATCGGCGACGGCAACAACATGTGCCAGTCCTACATCAACGCCGCGGTGCTGTTCGATTTTCATCTCCACATCGCTTGCCCCTCCGGATACGAGCCCGAGGCGCAGCTGGTGGCCGAGGCCGGCGACCACGTCACCCTCGGCCACGATCCCAAGGCGGCCGCCCGTGACGCCGACCTGGTGGTCACCGACGTCTGGGCCAGCATGGGGCAGGAGGAGGAACAGCAGCAACGCATCGCCGCCTTCCGGGATTTCCAGGTCACCCCCGCGCTGATGGCCCTGGCCAAGCCGGACGCCCTGTTCATGCACTGCCTGCCGGCCCACCGTGGCGAGGAAGTCGCCGCCGAAGTACTGGAGGGACCGCAAAGCGTGGTCTGGGACGAGGCGGAAAACCGCCTCCACGCCCAGAAGGCATTGATGGAATTCCTGGCGGGGTAA
- a CDS encoding TIGR04211 family SH3 domain-containing protein has product MKVLIFLLAWLPALVLAAETAYVTDRVEVLVRTGKGTQYKILRRLPSGYPVTVLERDRNSGYSRIRLRDGTEGWILTRYLSDQPSARQQLAQAQAALERLRQENAALKQELTELKSQQGSLSSERTQLAQRSAQLEAELQRIRNAAAHALEIQDERNRLRERVADLERQLKQLQLENQALSRENSQRWFLIGAGVLGGGILLGLILPRLGWRRKRGWDSLSSL; this is encoded by the coding sequence GTGAAAGTTCTGATATTTCTTTTGGCCTGGTTGCCGGCGCTCGTCCTGGCGGCTGAAACCGCCTACGTCACCGACCGGGTCGAGGTGCTGGTGCGGACCGGCAAGGGCACCCAGTACAAGATCCTGCGCCGCCTCCCCAGCGGCTATCCGGTTACGGTGCTGGAGCGCGATCGCAACAGCGGCTATTCCCGCATCCGCCTCCGCGACGGCACCGAGGGCTGGATCTTGACTCGCTACCTGTCCGACCAGCCCAGCGCCCGTCAACAATTGGCCCAGGCCCAGGCGGCTCTGGAACGGCTGCGCCAGGAAAACGCCGCGCTGAAGCAGGAACTGACCGAATTGAAGTCGCAGCAGGGCAGTCTGAGCAGCGAACGCACCCAGCTGGCCCAGCGCAGCGCCCAGCTGGAGGCGGAATTGCAGCGCATCCGCAACGCCGCCGCCCACGCCCTGGAAATCCAGGACGAACGCAACCGTCTGCGCGAGCGGGTCGCCGATCTGGAGCGGCAGCTCAAGCAGCTGCAGCTGGAAAACCAGGCTTTGAGCCGGGAGAACTCGCAGCGCTGGTTCCTCATCGGCGCCGGGGTTCTCGGCGGCGGCATCCTGCTGGGGCTGATCCTGCCGCGGCTGGGCTGGCGCCGCAAGCGCGGCTGGGACTCCCTGTCCTCTCTTTAA
- the ilvD gene encoding dihydroxy-acid dehydratase → MTDKKRPHSSQIVDGYERAPSRAMLHPLGFKDEDFQKPQIGVASTWNMVTPCNMHINQLAQYAIRGIEENGGKGILFHTITISDGISMGTEGMKYSLVSREVIADSIETVMGCQGYDGLVAIGGCDKNMPGCLIAMARLNRPAVFVYGGTILPGSCGDRKLDIVSVFEAVGARANDQIDDAALHEIESQAIPGPGACGGMYTANTMASAIEALGMSLPGSSAQAAVSPEKQQDCERAGEAVLRLLELDLKPRDIMTRQAFENAITVVIALGGSTNAVLHLLAMAEACGVPLSLDDFTRIGRQVPVLADLKPSGRYHMADLIEIGGIQPLMKTLLDAGLLHGDCLTVTGKTLAENLADVAPYPEGQDIIRPLDNPIKKDSHLVILKGNLAPEGAVAKISGKEGLRFTGSARVFECEEEALQRILDGTVQKGDVIVIRYEGPKGGPGMREMLSPTSAVMGKGLGKDVALITDGRFSGGTHGFVVGHITPEAYVGGPLAIVKDGDTITIDAETRELRLHLSDEEIQARLARWRKPAPRYTRGILAKYAALVSSASEGAVTDKDLADKL, encoded by the coding sequence ATGACCGACAAGAAACGCCCCCATTCCTCCCAGATCGTCGACGGTTACGAGCGCGCCCCCAGCCGGGCGATGCTTCATCCCCTGGGCTTCAAGGACGAGGACTTCCAGAAACCCCAGATCGGTGTCGCCTCCACCTGGAACATGGTGACCCCGTGCAACATGCACATCAATCAGCTGGCCCAGTATGCCATCCGCGGCATCGAGGAAAACGGCGGCAAGGGCATCCTGTTCCATACCATCACCATCTCCGACGGCATCTCCATGGGCACCGAAGGGATGAAGTACTCCCTGGTGTCCCGCGAGGTGATCGCCGATTCCATCGAAACCGTGATGGGCTGCCAGGGCTACGACGGCCTGGTGGCCATCGGCGGCTGCGATAAGAACATGCCCGGCTGCCTGATCGCCATGGCGCGCCTCAACCGCCCGGCGGTGTTCGTCTACGGCGGCACCATCCTGCCCGGCAGTTGTGGCGACAGGAAACTGGACATCGTCTCGGTGTTCGAAGCCGTCGGCGCCCGTGCCAACGACCAGATCGACGACGCCGCCCTGCACGAGATCGAATCCCAGGCCATCCCCGGCCCCGGTGCCTGCGGCGGCATGTACACCGCCAACACCATGGCCTCGGCCATCGAGGCGCTGGGGATGAGCCTGCCCGGTTCCTCGGCCCAGGCCGCCGTCTCCCCGGAAAAGCAGCAGGACTGTGAACGTGCCGGCGAAGCGGTGCTCAGGCTGCTGGAGCTGGACCTCAAGCCCCGCGACATCATGACCCGCCAGGCCTTCGAGAACGCCATCACCGTGGTCATCGCCCTGGGCGGCTCCACCAATGCGGTCCTCCACCTGCTGGCGATGGCAGAGGCCTGCGGCGTGCCGTTGAGCCTGGACGACTTCACCCGCATCGGCAGGCAGGTGCCGGTGCTGGCCGACCTCAAACCCAGCGGCCGCTACCACATGGCCGACCTGATCGAGATCGGCGGCATCCAGCCGCTGATGAAAACGCTGCTCGACGCCGGCCTGCTGCACGGCGACTGCCTCACCGTCACCGGCAAGACCCTGGCGGAGAACCTGGCCGATGTCGCCCCCTACCCGGAAGGCCAGGACATCATCCGCCCCCTCGACAACCCCATCAAGAAGGACAGCCACCTGGTCATCCTCAAGGGCAACCTGGCCCCGGAAGGCGCGGTGGCCAAGATCAGCGGCAAGGAAGGTCTGCGTTTTACCGGCAGCGCCCGGGTGTTCGAGTGCGAGGAGGAAGCCCTGCAGCGCATTCTTGACGGCACGGTGCAGAAGGGCGATGTCATCGTCATCCGCTACGAAGGGCCCAAGGGCGGCCCCGGCATGCGCGAGATGCTGTCCCCCACCTCGGCGGTGATGGGCAAGGGGCTGGGCAAGGACGTGGCCCTCATCACCGACGGCCGCTTCTCCGGCGGCACCCACGGCTTCGTGGTCGGCCACATCACCCCGGAGGCCTACGTCGGCGGCCCCCTGGCCATCGTCAAGGACGGCGACACCATCACCATCGACGCCGAAACCCGGGAGCTGCGCCTGCACCTGAGCGACGAGGAAATCCAGGCCCGCCTGGCCCGCTGGCGCAAACCCGCTCCCCGCTACACCCGCGGCATCCTCGCCAAGTACGCGGCGTTGGTCAGCTCCGCCTCGGAAGGCGCCGTCACCGACAAGGATCTTGCCGACAAGCTCTGA
- the argA gene encoding amino-acid N-acetyltransferase produces the protein MIDPAAFVRWFRGALPYIHAHRGRTFVIHFGGEAVADEPRFASLVHDIALLHGLGIRLVLVPGIRPQIEARLQQRGIACRYHRGQRITDAAALECVKEAAGQVRVEIEARLSLGVADSPMAGMRLPVVSGNFITAKPLGVIDGIDFQYTGEVRRVDAPGIQALLAQERLVLIPPLGYSPTGEVFNLRAEAVATAVATALRADKFLILMEQPCRLDDEPVAQLTSSEARTHLHRKRFPAPVASHVEAAVTAVEGGVERAHLLDRHLDGALLLELFTRDGAGTLISRQPFESLRPARLDDIPGILELIAPLEREGVLVKRSREKLETDLADYCVIERDGLVIGCAALHAFPEVKMGELACLALHPDYRGENRGQRLLEHIEDRARRQGLERLFVLTTRTLHWFRERGFQPATFADLPVQRQRCYNAQRNSKVLIKCL, from the coding sequence ATGATCGATCCGGCCGCCTTCGTCCGCTGGTTCCGGGGTGCCCTGCCCTACATCCATGCACATCGCGGACGGACCTTCGTGATCCATTTCGGCGGCGAGGCGGTGGCCGACGAACCCCGCTTCGCCAGCCTGGTCCACGACATCGCCCTGCTCCACGGCCTTGGCATCCGCCTGGTGCTGGTCCCGGGCATCCGCCCCCAGATCGAAGCCCGCCTGCAGCAGCGCGGTATCGCCTGCCGCTACCACCGGGGACAACGGATCACCGATGCGGCCGCCCTGGAATGCGTCAAGGAAGCCGCAGGCCAGGTCCGGGTGGAAATCGAGGCCCGGCTGTCGCTGGGGGTGGCCGATTCCCCCATGGCCGGGATGCGCCTGCCGGTGGTTTCCGGCAACTTCATCACCGCCAAACCCCTGGGCGTCATCGACGGCATCGACTTCCAGTACACCGGCGAGGTGCGCCGGGTCGACGCGCCGGGCATCCAGGCGCTGCTGGCCCAGGAACGTCTGGTGCTGATCCCCCCGCTCGGTTACTCCCCCACCGGCGAGGTCTTCAACCTCCGCGCCGAGGCCGTGGCCACCGCCGTCGCCACCGCCCTCAGGGCCGACAAATTCCTGATCCTGATGGAACAACCCTGCCGCCTAGATGACGAGCCGGTGGCCCAGCTGACCAGCAGCGAGGCCAGAACCCACCTGCACCGGAAGCGTTTCCCGGCACCGGTCGCCTCCCACGTGGAGGCGGCCGTGACCGCCGTGGAAGGCGGCGTCGAACGCGCCCACCTGCTCGACCGCCATCTCGACGGCGCCCTGCTGCTGGAACTGTTCACCCGCGACGGCGCCGGCACCCTGATCTCCCGCCAGCCCTTCGAATCCCTGCGCCCGGCCCGCCTTGACGACATCCCGGGCATCCTGGAACTCATCGCACCCCTGGAGCGGGAAGGGGTCCTGGTCAAACGCTCCCGGGAGAAACTGGAGACGGACCTGGCCGATTACTGCGTCATCGAACGCGACGGCCTGGTAATCGGCTGCGCCGCCCTGCACGCCTTCCCGGAAGTGAAGATGGGGGAACTGGCCTGCCTGGCCCTGCACCCGGACTACCGGGGGGAAAACCGCGGCCAGCGGCTGCTGGAACACATCGAGGACCGGGCCCGCCGCCAGGGGCTGGAGCGGCTGTTCGTCCTCACCACCCGTACCCTGCACTGGTTCCGGGAACGCGGCTTCCAGCCGGCCACCTTCGCCGATCTGCCGGTCCAGCGCCAGCGCTGCTACAATGCCCAGCGCAATTCCAAGGTGCTGATCAAATGTCTCTGA
- the cpdA gene encoding 3',5'-cyclic-AMP phosphodiesterase, whose protein sequence is MSLTTWRLPADRSPLRLLQLSDCHFLPQPGDTLMGVDTEKSFQAVLEALRRHPPWPPDLLLLTGDLVQEPLPPPYRRLHRYLAPLPCPWLALPGNHDDPRLLEQILCGDSHHCAGQVILGDAWQLIALDSHLPGSHAGRLAPSQLDWLRRCLERCRLPALITLHHPPIAVGSRWMDTMQLQNAETFWRRLEGHPQVKGIVFGHVHQAFNGRCRDIPLWSAPSTCFQFKPGSDDFALDALPPGWRWLELSPHGRLRTWVERLADLPGGLDFDAGGY, encoded by the coding sequence ATGTCTCTGACCACCTGGCGGCTGCCGGCTGACCGTTCCCCGTTGCGGCTGCTGCAACTGTCCGACTGCCATTTTCTCCCCCAACCGGGGGACACCCTGATGGGCGTCGACACCGAAAAGAGCTTTCAAGCCGTCCTCGAAGCCCTGCGACGCCACCCCCCCTGGCCGCCGGACCTCCTCCTGCTCACCGGCGATCTGGTTCAGGAACCCCTGCCCCCCCCCTACCGGCGCCTGCACCGCTACCTGGCCCCGCTTCCCTGTCCCTGGCTGGCGCTTCCGGGCAACCATGACGATCCCCGGCTGCTGGAGCAGATTCTCTGTGGAGACAGCCATCACTGCGCCGGTCAGGTCATTCTGGGCGACGCATGGCAGCTGATCGCCCTCGACAGCCACCTGCCCGGCTCCCACGCCGGCAGGCTCGCCCCTTCCCAGCTGGACTGGCTCCGGCGCTGTCTCGAGCGCTGCCGGCTGCCGGCGTTGATCACCCTCCACCACCCCCCAATCGCCGTCGGCAGCCGTTGGATGGACACCATGCAACTGCAGAACGCCGAAACCTTCTGGCGGCGGCTGGAAGGACACCCCCAGGTCAAGGGCATCGTCTTCGGCCACGTCCACCAGGCATTCAACGGCCGCTGTCGGGATATCCCCCTGTGGAGCGCACCCTCCACCTGCTTTCAGTTCAAACCCGGCAGCGACGACTTCGCCCTCGACGCCCTGCCCCCCGGCTGGCGCTGGCTCGAACTGTCACCCCACGGCCGTCTCCGCACCTGGGTGGAACGCCTGGCCGATCTCCCCGGCGGGCTGGACTTCGATGCCGGGGGCTATTAG
- a CDS encoding TonB-dependent receptor: MKFVRKWLPILIVAWGAVPVSAWEVPGADGLQVHGFLSQGFTWTSGNRWYGRSEDGSLDFLEAGLNVSYRPTASLMLAAQGLYRRAGRVDPNQLRLDYALADWTFWSRSVGRAGLLLGRVKNPFGLYSETRDVAFTRPTIFLPQSIYFDRTRNLGLASDGVQFYGERYSDWGDWFLRLGLGWPNGVGDKEFERLTLGGDRAGDFDPHLSYIGRLSYEYQGGLVRLAVTGAIVNDRYQPGRDDFFRAGEPRLKPLIFSAQYHGERLSLTGEYALRFLDIHGFGRHLPDTEITGESYYLQGSYRVLPKLEAVLRYDVYFADRDDTSGRRYARLTGRPRHARFARDWTVGLRWDVTPWWMLRAEWHKVDGTGWLAASENDMQGRQRRWHLFALLTSFRF, from the coding sequence ATGAAATTCGTACGCAAGTGGCTGCCGATTCTGATTGTCGCCTGGGGGGCAGTGCCGGTTTCCGCCTGGGAGGTACCGGGTGCGGACGGCCTCCAGGTTCACGGTTTCCTCAGCCAGGGCTTCACCTGGACTTCCGGCAATCGCTGGTATGGCAGGAGCGAGGACGGCAGCCTGGATTTTCTCGAGGCCGGGCTCAATGTCTCCTACCGCCCTACCGCCAGTCTGATGCTGGCGGCCCAGGGGCTCTACCGCCGGGCCGGTCGGGTGGATCCCAATCAGTTGCGCCTCGACTACGCCCTGGCCGACTGGACCTTCTGGTCTCGATCCGTCGGCCGGGCCGGGTTGCTGCTGGGGCGGGTCAAGAATCCCTTCGGCCTGTACAGCGAAACCCGCGACGTCGCCTTTACCCGCCCCACCATCTTCCTGCCCCAGAGCATCTATTTCGATCGCACCCGCAATCTCGGGCTCGCCAGCGACGGGGTGCAGTTCTACGGAGAACGTTACAGCGACTGGGGCGACTGGTTCCTGCGCCTGGGACTGGGATGGCCCAACGGGGTCGGAGACAAGGAATTCGAGCGCCTGACTCTGGGCGGGGACAGAGCGGGGGATTTCGATCCTCATCTGTCCTACATCGGCCGTCTCAGTTACGAATACCAGGGAGGGCTGGTACGGCTGGCAGTGACCGGAGCCATCGTCAATGACCGTTACCAGCCGGGGCGGGACGATTTTTTCAGAGCCGGGGAGCCGCGTTTGAAACCGCTGATCTTCTCCGCCCAGTACCACGGCGAGCGGCTGTCGCTGACCGGCGAATACGCGTTGCGCTTCCTCGACATCCACGGTTTCGGCCGTCACTTGCCCGACACCGAAATCACCGGGGAGAGTTACTACCTGCAGGGCAGCTACCGGGTGCTTCCCAAGCTGGAGGCGGTGTTGCGTTACGATGTCTATTTCGCCGACCGCGACGACACCAGCGGCCGCCGTTACGCCCGCCTCACCGGCAGGCCCCGCCACGCCCGCTTCGCCCGTGACTGGACCGTGGGGCTGCGCTGGGACGTCACGCCCTGGTGGATGCTGCGGGCCGAGTGGCACAAAGTGGACGGCACCGGCTGGCTCGCCGCTTCCGAGAACGACATGCAGGGACGCCAGCGGCGCTGGCACCTGTTCGCGCTGCTGACCTCGTTCCGTTTCTAA
- a CDS encoding RNA pyrophosphohydrolase: protein MIDADGFRPNVGIVLCNDAGRVFWARRVGMRSWQFPQGGIKRCEDPEAAMYRELYEETGLSVDDVEVIGRTRDWLRYRLPARYIRRHSLPLCIGQKQLWFLLRLRADETRICLDRCGRPEFDAWRWVEYWHPLREVVYFKKEVYRRALTELGRLLVSASVPIDPRGFLAAD, encoded by the coding sequence ATGATTGATGCCGATGGATTCCGTCCCAATGTGGGGATCGTGCTCTGCAACGATGCCGGCCGGGTGTTCTGGGCCCGGCGAGTGGGAATGCGGTCGTGGCAGTTTCCCCAGGGAGGCATCAAGCGCTGCGAGGACCCTGAGGCGGCGATGTACCGGGAACTGTATGAGGAGACCGGCCTGTCCGTGGACGATGTCGAGGTGATCGGCCGGACCCGCGACTGGTTGCGCTACCGTCTGCCGGCGCGCTACATCCGGCGTCATTCCCTGCCGCTGTGCATCGGCCAGAAACAGTTGTGGTTCCTGTTGCGCCTGCGGGCCGACGAAACCCGGATCTGCCTTGACCGTTGCGGCAGGCCGGAGTTCGACGCCTGGCGTTGGGTGGAATATTGGCACCCGCTGCGCGAAGTCGTCTATTTTAAGAAGGAGGTTTATCGCCGGGCGCTGACCGAACTGGGACGGTTGCTGGTTTCGGCTTCGGTGCCGATCGATCCCCGGGGGTTTCTGGCGGCGGACTAG
- a CDS encoding HAD family hydrolase: MIPESDPQRAPALALFDLDNTLLGGDSDYLWGQFLVERGLVDRDHYEAANRRFYDDYRRGRLDIRAFLRFALKPLTEHDPEQLETWRRQFLAEKIEPILLPAAQKLVDCHRRRGDRLVVITATNAFVTAPIAARFGVDDLIATEPEFKDGRYTGDFVGTPCFQEGKVVRLRQWLQHHDYDLRRATFYSDSHNDLPLLEQVGHPVVVDPDPTLAAQASARGWPILSLRQGTEPVKRETS; this comes from the coding sequence GTGATTCCCGAATCCGACCCTCAGCGTGCGCCCGCCCTGGCGCTCTTCGATCTCGACAATACCCTTCTGGGCGGTGACAGCGATTATCTCTGGGGCCAGTTCCTGGTCGAGCGGGGCCTGGTGGACCGCGACCACTACGAGGCCGCCAACCGGCGCTTCTACGACGACTACCGCCGCGGCCGTCTCGACATCCGCGCCTTCTTGCGCTTCGCCCTGAAACCGCTGACCGAACACGATCCTGAACAGCTCGAGACCTGGCGACGACAGTTCCTTGCCGAGAAGATCGAACCGATCCTGCTGCCGGCGGCACAAAAGCTGGTGGACTGCCATCGCCGCCGCGGCGACAGGCTGGTGGTCATCACCGCCACCAACGCCTTCGTCACCGCCCCCATCGCCGCCCGCTTCGGCGTCGACGACCTGATCGCCACCGAGCCGGAATTCAAGGATGGCCGCTACACCGGGGATTTTGTCGGCACCCCCTGCTTCCAGGAAGGCAAGGTCGTACGCCTGCGCCAGTGGTTGCAGCACCACGATTACGATCTGCGCCGGGCGACCTTCTACAGCGATTCCCATAACGACCTGCCGCTGCTGGAGCAGGTCGGCCACCCGGTCGTCGTCGATCCCGACCCGACCCTGGCGGCGCAGGCCTCGGCGCGCGGCTGGCCCATCCTCAGCCTGCGCCAAGGTACGGAACCGGTGAAACGGGAGACGTCTTAA
- a CDS encoding sulfurtransferase TusA family protein, translating to MESDRELDTSGLHCPLPLLKLKKVLNEMAPGQIVHVIATDPASELDFGVFSEQSGNEILQRRREDGIFHYWIRKA from the coding sequence ATGGAATCCGATCGCGAACTGGACACCAGCGGGCTGCATTGCCCGCTGCCGCTGCTCAAACTGAAAAAAGTTCTCAACGAGATGGCCCCGGGCCAGATCGTCCACGTCATCGCCACCGACCCGGCGTCGGAGCTGGATTTCGGCGTCTTCTCCGAGCAGAGTGGCAACGAGATCCTGCAACGCCGCCGGGAAGACGGGATATTCCATTACTGGATCCGCAAGGCTTAA
- the cysG gene encoding siroheme synthase CysG produces MDYLPLFLKLTGRPCLVVGGGAVALRKAEMLRRTGAEVSVIAPRFHPQLETLSRKGEIQLRRQDYTPAALDGAALVIAATDDLALNRRIATEARRRGIWVNTVDQPDDCDFILPAIVDRSPVVVAVSSGGRAPVLTRLVKARLETLLPASLGRLAALAGRFRETVKRRLPVQRRRRFWEQVFDGAPAQLLHAGQEQAAARALEQALKAAETDRPLPGYVALVGAGPGDPELLTLRALRLLQEADVVVYDRLVSQPILELIRRDAEKIYAGKARADHTLPQDAINTLLVRLAKQGKRVVRLKGGDPFIFGRGGEEIATLADEGVPFIVVPGITAASGCASYAGIPLTHRDYAHSCLFVTGHRRGDRPNLDWNRLIAPRQTLVIYMGLLGLEEICQALVAHGMDPAMPAALVQAGTTPQQQVVVATVATLADRARQAGVVPPTLVIVGEVVRLHDKLAWFQGNQR; encoded by the coding sequence ATGGACTACCTGCCGCTGTTCCTGAAACTCACCGGCCGCCCCTGTCTCGTGGTCGGCGGTGGCGCGGTGGCCCTGCGGAAAGCCGAAATGCTGCGCCGGACGGGCGCCGAAGTCAGCGTCATCGCCCCCCGGTTCCACCCGCAACTGGAAACCCTCTCCCGTAAGGGCGAAATCCAATTGCGGCGTCAGGATTACACCCCCGCCGCCCTGGACGGCGCCGCGCTGGTCATCGCCGCCACCGACGACCTCGCCCTCAACCGCCGTATCGCGACCGAGGCACGCCGGCGCGGCATCTGGGTCAACACCGTCGATCAACCGGACGACTGCGATTTCATCCTGCCGGCCATCGTCGACCGCTCCCCGGTTGTGGTCGCCGTCTCCAGCGGTGGCCGGGCACCGGTCCTGACGCGGCTGGTGAAGGCCAGGCTGGAAACCCTGCTGCCAGCCAGTCTGGGACGGCTGGCGGCCCTGGCCGGGCGTTTCAGGGAAACGGTCAAACGCCGTCTCCCGGTCCAGAGGCGGCGGCGTTTCTGGGAGCAGGTCTTCGACGGCGCCCCCGCTCAACTGCTGCACGCCGGTCAGGAACAGGCCGCCGCCCGGGCCCTGGAGCAGGCCCTGAAGGCCGCGGAAACGGACCGCCCCCTCCCCGGCTACGTGGCGTTGGTGGGGGCCGGCCCCGGCGATCCCGAGCTGCTCACCCTGCGCGCCCTGCGCCTGCTTCAGGAAGCCGATGTGGTGGTCTACGACCGCCTGGTGTCGCAACCGATTCTGGAACTGATCCGCCGCGATGCGGAAAAGATCTACGCCGGCAAGGCCCGCGCCGACCACACCCTGCCCCAGGATGCCATCAATACGCTGCTGGTGCGGCTGGCGAAACAGGGCAAGCGGGTGGTGCGCCTCAAGGGCGGCGACCCCTTCATTTTCGGCCGCGGCGGCGAGGAGATCGCAACCCTAGCGGACGAAGGCGTTCCCTTCATCGTGGTCCCCGGCATCACCGCCGCCTCCGGCTGCGCCAGTTACGCCGGCATTCCCCTGACCCACCGCGACTATGCCCACTCCTGCCTGTTCGTCACCGGCCACCGCCGCGGCGACCGCCCCAACCTGGACTGGAACCGGCTCATCGCTCCCCGTCAGACCTTGGTGATCTACATGGGTCTGCTAGGCTTAGAGGAGATCTGTCAGGCTCTGGTCGCCCACGGCATGGATCCGGCCATGCCCGCGGCCCTGGTTCAGGCCGGCACCACCCCGCAGCAACAGGTGGTGGTGGCCACCGTGGCGACGCTGGCGGACAGGGCCCGACAAGCCGGCGTTGTCCCGCCCACCCTGGTGATCGTGGGCGAAGTGGTGCGCCTGCATGACAAACTGGCCTGGTTCCAAGGAAATCAGCGATGA
- a CDS encoding WD40 repeat domain-containing protein, whose product MKMILSLLLTLLLSACGDANPPLKTWKLVPGGITAAAVADNHALLASIDQGAQWWQLKPKKLLHSFRHGQAEQEMIAVAVTADGRFAVTADRNGLAWWDTGSGRPLASWALEDIHSLALSADGRWALIGLGDRAVYFSLRHGKTRFAFPHDRAVKTVALDRQGRFALTGSDDGSAKLWDLQDGRLRYSWRQRGKLAAVTLSDRGTYALTNPLLGPIQVWKTADGKLKRQLGPQYVTVTRAAFTPSEGLLATGHPSQGIRLWSLKRGKLLRQFLPRQAGILKPTSAPVLALRFVKGGKQLLSATSDGAVQLWTIRGKKKK is encoded by the coding sequence ATGAAAATGATTCTGTCCCTGTTGTTGACCCTGCTTCTGAGCGCCTGTGGCGATGCCAATCCGCCCCTGAAGACCTGGAAGCTGGTTCCCGGCGGTATCACCGCCGCCGCGGTGGCCGACAACCATGCCCTGCTGGCCAGCATCGACCAGGGAGCCCAGTGGTGGCAACTGAAACCGAAAAAGCTGCTCCACAGTTTCCGTCACGGCCAGGCAGAGCAGGAGATGATCGCCGTCGCGGTCACCGCCGACGGCCGTTTCGCAGTCACCGCCGACCGCAACGGCCTGGCCTGGTGGGACACCGGCAGCGGGCGGCCCCTGGCCTCCTGGGCCCTGGAAGACATCCACAGCCTGGCGCTGTCGGCCGACGGCCGGTGGGCGCTGATCGGTCTCGGGGACCGGGCGGTCTATTTCTCCCTGCGCCACGGCAAGACCCGTTTCGCCTTCCCCCACGACCGCGCGGTCAAGACCGTGGCTCTGGACCGCCAGGGCCGTTTCGCCCTCACCGGCAGCGACGATGGCAGCGCCAAACTGTGGGATCTGCAAGACGGCAGGCTGCGCTACAGCTGGAGACAACGGGGCAAACTGGCCGCCGTCACCCTTTCCGACCGCGGCACCTACGCCCTGACCAATCCGCTCCTCGGTCCGATCCAGGTCTGGAAGACTGCCGACGGCAAATTGAAACGGCAACTCGGGCCCCAATACGTCACCGTCACCCGTGCCGCCTTCACCCCCTCGGAGGGGCTGCTGGCTACCGGCCATCCTTCCCAAGGCATCAGGCTCTGGAGTCTCAAACGTGGCAAGCTGCTGCGCCAGTTTCTGCCGCGTCAGGCCGGCATTCTCAAACCCACCTCGGCACCGGTGCTGGCGCTGCGCTTCGTGAAGGGGGGAAAACAGCTGCTCAGCGCCACCTCTGACGGCGCCGTCCAGCTGTGGACGATCCGCGGCAAAAAGAAAAAGTGA